Proteins encoded by one window of Microbacterium testaceum:
- the galU gene encoding UTP--glucose-1-phosphate uridylyltransferase GalU, with product MPHKPFKAVIPAAGLGTRFLPATKAMPKEMLPVVDKPAIQYVVEEATGAGIEDVLIIIGRNKNNIANHFDSMPELEAKLREKGDDDKLAKVEHSSELADIHMVRQGEPKGLGHAVLRARSHVGDHPFAVLLGDDLIDERDPLLTKMMDEYDKRGGATVIALMEVDPAHIHLYGVAAVEATDEEDVVKVTQLVEKPKAEDAPSNLAIIGRYVLGPDVFDILERTEPGKGGEIQLTDALEELATGGGDGGGVYGVVFRGRRYDTGDRVDYIKAIVQLAADRDDLGPALRPWFKEFAQGL from the coding sequence ATGCCTCACAAGCCCTTCAAGGCCGTCATCCCGGCCGCCGGACTCGGTACGCGCTTCCTGCCCGCCACGAAGGCGATGCCCAAAGAGATGCTGCCCGTCGTCGACAAGCCGGCCATCCAGTACGTCGTCGAAGAGGCGACCGGTGCCGGCATCGAAGACGTCCTGATCATCATCGGTCGCAACAAGAACAACATCGCCAACCACTTCGACTCCATGCCCGAGCTCGAGGCGAAGCTGCGCGAGAAGGGCGACGACGACAAGCTCGCCAAGGTCGAGCACTCATCCGAGCTCGCCGACATCCACATGGTGCGTCAGGGCGAGCCGAAGGGGCTGGGTCACGCGGTGCTGCGTGCGCGCAGCCACGTCGGCGACCACCCTTTCGCCGTCCTGCTGGGCGACGACCTCATCGACGAGCGCGACCCTCTGCTCACCAAGATGATGGACGAGTACGACAAGCGCGGCGGTGCCACCGTCATCGCGCTGATGGAAGTCGATCCCGCCCACATCCACCTCTACGGTGTCGCCGCCGTCGAGGCCACCGACGAAGAAGACGTCGTCAAGGTCACGCAGCTCGTCGAGAAGCCCAAGGCCGAAGACGCGCCCTCGAACCTGGCGATCATCGGTCGCTACGTTCTCGGTCCCGACGTCTTCGACATCCTCGAGCGCACCGAGCCCGGCAAGGGCGGCGAGATCCAGCTGACCGATGCCCTCGAAGAGCTCGCGACCGGTGGTGGCGACGGCGGCGGCGTGTACGGCGTCGTCTTCCGCGGACGTCGTTACGACACCGGCGACCGTGTCGACTACATCAAGGCGATCGTGCAGCTGGCTGCCGACCGCGACGACCTCGGCCCCGCCCTCCGCCCCTGGTTCAAGGAGTTCGCGCAGGGTCTCTGA
- a CDS encoding helix-turn-helix transcriptional regulator, with protein MSAPSTLRDDATLVSHAVAELARRTHFPVAFGGLEHDGAVHVTTIVGARTRSIEGLVVHASRGLGGRALVERRPRMTLDYRTSRSITHDYDRAILGEGIATLFAVPVLVSGAARGVLYCGSWAQAPVGDVEARPAFDVAGELGTELRVRAEVERRLASAPGPENGLGAGAREEIRESYAQLRSIAARVSDDEVRRRLEDVEARLAALTGDAGDTASDSEVHLSRREIDVLACAAVGSTNGEIAASLHLRETTVKSYLASAMSKLDASTRHAAVTRARRAGLLP; from the coding sequence GTGAGTGCACCCTCCACACTTCGAGACGATGCGACCCTCGTGTCGCACGCGGTCGCCGAGCTCGCGCGCCGCACGCACTTCCCCGTCGCCTTCGGCGGCTTGGAGCACGACGGCGCCGTCCACGTCACTACGATCGTCGGCGCCCGCACGCGCAGCATCGAGGGCCTCGTCGTCCACGCGTCGCGGGGTCTCGGTGGTCGCGCCCTCGTGGAGCGGCGCCCGCGCATGACGCTGGACTACCGCACGTCTCGCTCGATCACCCACGACTACGATCGCGCCATCCTCGGCGAGGGGATCGCCACGCTGTTCGCCGTCCCCGTCCTCGTCAGCGGAGCGGCTCGCGGAGTCCTGTACTGCGGATCGTGGGCGCAGGCCCCGGTCGGAGACGTCGAGGCGCGCCCCGCCTTCGACGTCGCCGGCGAGCTCGGCACCGAGCTCCGCGTGCGCGCCGAGGTCGAGCGGCGACTGGCCTCGGCCCCCGGCCCCGAGAACGGACTCGGCGCCGGAGCGCGCGAGGAGATCCGAGAGAGCTACGCCCAGCTGCGCAGTATTGCGGCGAGGGTGTCCGACGACGAGGTGCGCCGTCGCCTCGAAGACGTCGAAGCGCGTCTCGCCGCCCTCACCGGAGACGCCGGCGACACGGCATCCGATTCCGAGGTACACCTGTCCCGTCGCGAGATCGACGTGCTCGCGTGCGCCGCGGTGGGGTCGACGAACGGCGAGATCGCGGCATCGCTGCACCTGCGCGAGACCACCGTCAAGTCGTATCTCGCCTCGGCGATGTCGAAGCTCGACGCCTCCACGCGTCACGCGGCGGTGACGCGGGCGCGGCGCGCCGGCCTGCTCCCCTGA
- a CDS encoding Fe-S cluster assembly protein HesB, giving the protein MLTLTEEATTAVKTITAQFPDAAQGGVRIEGAGSPESQFALSVVDGPQPDDAVVENAGARVFLDSDAAAVLDDRVLDAQIDPEQGSVQFAVTSAA; this is encoded by the coding sequence ATGCTGACGCTCACCGAAGAGGCCACGACCGCCGTGAAGACCATCACCGCCCAGTTCCCGGATGCCGCCCAGGGCGGCGTCCGCATCGAAGGCGCGGGATCCCCCGAGTCGCAGTTCGCGCTCTCGGTCGTGGACGGCCCGCAGCCCGACGACGCCGTCGTGGAGAACGCCGGAGCGCGTGTCTTCCTCGACAGCGACGCCGCCGCCGTCCTCGACGACCGCGTGCTCGATGCGCAGATCGACCCCGAGCAGGGCTCGGTGCAGTTCGCGGTGACCAGCGCCGCGTGA
- a CDS encoding methylated-DNA--[protein]-cysteine S-methyltransferase, with protein MNRVTSTEYDSPIGPILLTFVDDALVRLHVALDGLEIARAEIAHRLGVVPEHHRPTDHPLVSQLEEYFDGTRRAFDVALDWRFARGFTRAALEATLEIPYGEVASYGEVSMMAGAPRAARAVGTACASSPFSIVVPVHRVVRADGSIGEYGGHPEVKEYLLSLESDVILGETLRASA; from the coding sequence ATGAACAGAGTCACCAGCACCGAATACGACAGCCCCATCGGGCCGATCCTGCTGACCTTCGTCGACGACGCCCTCGTGCGTCTGCATGTGGCCCTCGACGGTCTCGAGATCGCGCGCGCCGAGATCGCGCACCGTCTCGGGGTCGTCCCCGAGCACCATCGGCCCACGGACCACCCCTTGGTCTCGCAGCTCGAGGAGTACTTCGACGGGACGCGACGGGCCTTCGACGTCGCCCTCGACTGGCGCTTCGCCCGCGGATTCACCCGCGCTGCGCTCGAGGCCACTCTCGAGATCCCCTACGGCGAAGTCGCCTCGTACGGCGAGGTGTCGATGATGGCCGGAGCCCCGCGAGCAGCCCGCGCGGTGGGAACGGCGTGCGCGTCGTCGCCGTTCTCGATCGTCGTCCCGGTGCACCGGGTCGTCCGCGCCGACGGCTCGATCGGCGAATACGGCGGCCACCCCGAGGTGAAGGAATACCTGCTCTCGCTCGAGAGCGACGTGATCCTCGGCGAGACTCTGCGCGCCTCGGCCTGA
- a CDS encoding FmdB family zinc ribbon protein, whose protein sequence is MPTYSYACKQCGHRFDAVQSFADAALTECPECGGEVRKQYGSIGVTFNGSGFYRTDSRSSTSGGSGSGSTGSSTSSKSESTSSAPSSAS, encoded by the coding sequence ATGCCCACCTACTCCTACGCCTGCAAGCAGTGCGGTCACCGTTTCGACGCGGTCCAGTCGTTCGCGGACGCTGCCCTCACCGAGTGCCCCGAGTGCGGCGGCGAGGTGCGCAAGCAGTACGGATCGATCGGCGTGACGTTCAACGGCTCGGGGTTCTACCGCACCGACTCCCGCAGCTCCACCTCCGGCGGGTCCGGTAGCGGCTCGACCGGTTCTTCGACATCATCGAAGTCGGAATCGACGTCGTCCGCCCCGTCCTCGGCCTCCTGA
- a CDS encoding enoyl-CoA hydratase/isomerase family protein — protein sequence MIDYRFDEGVAEIVLNAPSRRNALGLDDLHELAAAYDRAEADGARAVLLRGEGPSFCAGRDISGVDPATDDVGGYLDDTLTPLLRRMAMFPAPTFGVAHGACLGVGLGLLIASDVVYVADTAKIGSPFAALGATLDSGGHALFVERLGAHATLDLIYTGRLMSGAEAVRAGLFSRTFPAEELQDAASSAARSAATGPTQAFGASKRIVSAIRDERLGLWDAMALENRAQAALAATDDYREGFAAFQAKRRPTFTG from the coding sequence ATGATCGACTACCGCTTCGACGAGGGCGTCGCCGAGATCGTGCTGAACGCGCCCTCCCGCCGCAATGCCCTCGGCCTCGACGACCTGCACGAGCTCGCCGCCGCGTACGACCGCGCCGAGGCCGACGGCGCCCGCGCCGTGCTGCTGCGCGGAGAGGGGCCCTCGTTCTGCGCCGGCCGCGACATCTCGGGCGTCGATCCCGCGACCGACGACGTCGGCGGCTACCTCGATGACACGCTGACCCCTCTGCTGCGGCGCATGGCGATGTTCCCCGCACCCACGTTCGGCGTCGCGCACGGCGCCTGCCTCGGCGTGGGACTCGGTCTGCTGATCGCCAGCGACGTCGTCTACGTCGCCGACACCGCGAAGATCGGCTCGCCCTTCGCCGCCCTCGGGGCGACCCTCGATTCCGGCGGTCACGCGCTGTTCGTCGAGCGCCTCGGCGCTCACGCCACGCTCGACCTCATCTACACGGGGCGGCTGATGTCGGGTGCCGAGGCCGTTCGTGCCGGACTCTTCTCGCGCACTTTCCCGGCGGAGGAGCTTCAGGATGCCGCGTCCTCGGCGGCCCGCTCGGCCGCGACCGGTCCGACGCAGGCCTTCGGCGCGAGCAAGCGCATCGTGAGCGCGATCCGCGACGAGCGTCTGGGCCTGTGGGACGCGATGGCGCTCGAGAACCGCGCCCAGGCGGCCCTGGCCGCCACGGACGACTACCGCGAGGGGTTCGCCGCCTTCCAGGCCAAGCGCCGGCCCACCTTCACGGGATGA
- a CDS encoding 5-formyltetrahydrofolate cyclo-ligase yields MPDRIEQAKRALRADLRERRQTISAHAREVAEAGVTEQLDALVARLGARSISCFLSTPTEPGTHAFVRAAVGRGIRVLLPITREDGLLDWSVATPDTEITEGLFGLPEPIGDVLGPIAVNDVDLLIIPAAAVDHQGMRLGWGRGYFDKTLGSMEKCPPVYAVIFDSELIDDVPRDVHDQPVTGVVTPTRTLPLAAHTS; encoded by the coding sequence ATGCCGGATCGTATCGAGCAGGCCAAGCGCGCCCTCCGCGCCGATCTGCGCGAACGCCGCCAGACCATCTCCGCCCATGCGCGCGAGGTGGCCGAGGCCGGCGTCACAGAGCAGCTCGACGCCCTCGTCGCCCGCCTCGGCGCGCGCAGCATCTCGTGTTTCCTGTCGACCCCCACCGAGCCCGGCACGCACGCCTTCGTTCGCGCGGCGGTGGGGCGCGGCATCCGGGTCCTGCTCCCGATCACCCGCGAAGACGGTCTGCTCGACTGGAGCGTGGCCACTCCCGACACCGAGATCACCGAGGGACTGTTCGGGCTTCCCGAACCGATCGGTGACGTTCTGGGGCCGATCGCCGTCAACGACGTCGACCTCCTGATCATCCCGGCGGCCGCCGTCGATCACCAGGGCATGCGCCTCGGCTGGGGTCGCGGCTACTTCGACAAGACCCTCGGCTCGATGGAGAAGTGCCCGCCGGTGTACGCGGTCATCTTCGACTCCGAGCTCATCGACGACGTGCCGCGCGACGTGCACGACCAGCCCGTCACGGGCGTGGTCACCCCCACGCGCACGCTGCCGCTCGCCGCCCACACCTCCTGA
- a CDS encoding AAA family ATPase, which yields MIGADGDETVSSVDPGDLRLSEPGIVVRHVADPERDRIRSEAAALGGRSTLLRFDDARDAGIDITKAHPGSLPQFITGRATMLSNLFRDEVALRTARMAAERITAKNVELRTARGLEPVHLAVGLSAWKIGGVEWSAPVLLRPLAIRRHHGDFELKLHGAFVMNPELARAFRTHLGIQIDPAALAGLAYDQGVFKPQPVIDHIRRLTSHVPTFVVHPRLVISSFADVGSGMARDTHDLDHTLLNALAGHPDDRARITVRRDDPQVVSPDERTPAADTLLLDADAEQERVLARIAAGQSLAVHTLPGTGGTQTVINAIGQLVHDNKRVLVVSARRSTLDGIRHRLAGVGLTGLAVSPNHVRRDLIRAIGRNEKAEQPKVAEIDDALVRLRTVLRDYRSAVTEPHLALGVSALDILRALTSLASTSPAPSTEARFDLATLERLAGRRDAAARALAMAARLGEFRFGPDDSPWYGVSFSRTEDARAAHDLAGKLHSSDVPRLLERGYELIAQTRMRPFQTVSELGSYLKLLQGIRESLDRFSPSVFERPLGELIDAHSPRRDASAMSGPNRRRLKRLSKEYVRPGVHVPDMYEALVRIQQQRTEWQRVVDAGVTPEVPLGLADVHVAWQRTDALLGELDQILGRQGSERLATLPVQRLVRTLAGLAAESTFFDNLVERAQLRSELARLGLEQLLVELSVRHVPEERVGAELEFAWWQSALEHLLRTDRALLGANTSVVDRLERDFRLVDEAHAAAAGPLLAAQLATQWRIGIVDHADEAAALKRVLKDGLHTAQEMSDAAPILLRTLAPVWLASPYEVPDVPTDLAFDVVIIADAAALCLAEAAPALRRARQVVLFGDPVVQKPTPFRVSASIAAGPDEADEVPFDETSVFERIAELLPVETLTRSYRAGGEDLSQLVNDAFYGGEIVSLPWAGSYLGRGSLSVDYVEGGVGAPDPVSGAVESPDAEVARVVTLVVEHAVNRASESLMVVTASRKHAERVRASVVAALAGRSDVAEFISRDAAEPFAVLTLEESVAESRDRVVFSLGFGLTRHGRVLSDFGDLSTPDGERLLTVGMTRARRSMVIVSSIRPSAFDDGRLEHGAATLMGILGNVASRSRETRLEDLADPLTRALARELRRLGIEVDVDYRGLLPLVARYQGKAVVAESDPETIGESLRETLRLRPQILRRLGWHYVRVHAFDLYSDPAGVASRIGELLGIAPDDAVAPDATTESLDLPD from the coding sequence GTGATCGGCGCTGACGGAGACGAGACGGTGTCGTCCGTCGATCCCGGCGACCTGCGATTGTCGGAACCCGGCATCGTGGTTCGCCACGTGGCCGACCCCGAACGCGACCGGATCCGGTCCGAGGCTGCGGCTCTCGGCGGACGATCGACCCTCCTGCGCTTCGACGACGCCCGCGATGCCGGCATCGACATCACGAAGGCGCACCCGGGTTCGCTCCCGCAGTTCATCACGGGTCGCGCGACGATGCTGTCGAACCTCTTCCGCGACGAGGTGGCCCTGCGCACGGCCCGCATGGCCGCCGAGCGCATCACGGCCAAGAACGTCGAGCTGCGCACCGCGCGCGGCCTCGAGCCCGTGCACCTCGCGGTGGGCCTGTCGGCGTGGAAGATCGGGGGAGTGGAGTGGTCCGCTCCGGTCCTCCTCCGCCCGCTCGCCATCCGCCGCCACCACGGCGACTTCGAGCTGAAGCTGCACGGCGCGTTCGTCATGAACCCCGAGCTCGCTCGCGCGTTCCGCACGCACCTCGGCATCCAGATCGATCCCGCGGCTCTCGCGGGCCTCGCCTACGACCAGGGCGTGTTCAAGCCGCAGCCGGTCATCGACCACATCCGCCGCCTCACCTCGCACGTGCCGACCTTCGTCGTGCACCCGCGCCTGGTGATCTCGTCGTTCGCCGATGTCGGATCGGGTATGGCTCGTGACACGCACGACCTCGACCACACCCTCTTGAACGCGCTCGCCGGTCACCCCGACGACCGCGCGCGCATCACGGTGCGTCGCGACGACCCGCAGGTCGTGAGCCCCGACGAGCGCACTCCCGCTGCCGACACCCTGCTCCTCGACGCGGATGCCGAGCAGGAGCGTGTCCTCGCCCGCATCGCCGCGGGGCAGTCGCTCGCCGTGCACACCCTTCCCGGCACGGGCGGCACGCAGACGGTCATCAACGCGATCGGGCAGCTCGTCCACGACAACAAGCGCGTGCTCGTGGTCAGTGCCCGTCGCTCGACGCTCGACGGCATCCGTCACCGTCTGGCCGGAGTCGGCCTCACGGGTCTCGCCGTCTCTCCGAACCACGTGCGTCGCGACCTCATCCGCGCGATCGGTCGCAATGAGAAGGCCGAGCAGCCGAAGGTCGCCGAGATCGACGACGCCCTCGTGCGTCTGCGCACGGTCCTGCGCGACTACCGTTCCGCCGTGACCGAGCCGCACCTCGCGTTGGGCGTCTCGGCGCTCGACATCCTGCGCGCGCTGACGTCGTTGGCATCCACTTCTCCCGCTCCGTCGACCGAGGCCCGCTTCGATCTCGCGACCCTCGAGAGACTCGCCGGACGACGAGATGCCGCGGCCCGGGCGCTCGCGATGGCCGCGCGCCTCGGCGAGTTCCGCTTCGGGCCCGACGATTCGCCGTGGTACGGCGTCAGCTTCTCGCGGACCGAGGACGCGCGTGCGGCGCACGATCTCGCGGGCAAGCTCCACAGCAGCGACGTTCCTCGTCTGCTCGAGCGCGGGTACGAGCTCATCGCGCAGACGCGCATGCGCCCGTTCCAGACGGTGTCCGAGCTCGGGTCGTACCTGAAGCTCCTGCAGGGCATCCGCGAGTCGCTCGATCGCTTCAGCCCGAGTGTCTTCGAGCGTCCGCTCGGCGAGCTCATCGACGCGCACTCGCCGCGCCGCGACGCCTCCGCGATGAGCGGTCCCAACCGTCGTCGCCTCAAGCGGCTGTCGAAGGAGTACGTGCGCCCGGGCGTCCACGTGCCCGACATGTACGAGGCGCTCGTGCGCATCCAGCAGCAGCGCACGGAGTGGCAGCGCGTCGTCGACGCCGGCGTCACCCCCGAGGTGCCGCTGGGTCTCGCCGACGTCCACGTCGCGTGGCAGCGCACCGACGCCCTGCTCGGCGAACTCGATCAGATCCTCGGCCGTCAAGGCTCCGAGCGCCTCGCGACCCTGCCCGTGCAGCGTCTCGTGCGCACCCTCGCCGGTCTCGCCGCGGAGTCGACCTTCTTCGACAACCTCGTCGAGCGCGCTCAACTGCGTTCCGAGCTCGCGCGGCTGGGTCTCGAGCAGCTCCTCGTCGAGCTCTCGGTGCGCCACGTTCCCGAAGAGCGCGTGGGGGCCGAACTCGAGTTCGCGTGGTGGCAGTCGGCCCTCGAGCATTTGCTGCGCACCGACCGTGCTCTTCTCGGTGCGAACACGAGCGTCGTCGACCGTCTCGAGCGCGATTTCCGTCTCGTCGACGAGGCCCACGCCGCTGCGGCCGGCCCGCTGCTCGCCGCTCAGCTCGCGACGCAGTGGCGTATCGGCATCGTCGATCACGCCGACGAGGCGGCCGCCCTCAAGCGCGTCCTCAAGGACGGCCTGCACACGGCGCAGGAGATGTCGGATGCCGCGCCCATCCTGCTGCGCACGCTCGCGCCGGTGTGGCTCGCGTCGCCGTACGAGGTTCCCGACGTTCCGACCGATCTCGCGTTCGATGTCGTCATCATCGCGGATGCCGCGGCCCTGTGCCTCGCCGAGGCGGCCCCGGCTCTGCGCCGGGCTCGCCAGGTCGTGCTGTTCGGCGACCCGGTGGTGCAAAAGCCCACCCCCTTCCGCGTGAGCGCGTCGATCGCCGCCGGCCCCGACGAGGCCGACGAGGTCCCCTTCGACGAGACCTCGGTCTTCGAGCGCATCGCCGAGCTGCTGCCCGTCGAGACGCTCACCCGCAGCTACCGCGCCGGCGGCGAGGATCTCTCGCAGCTGGTGAACGACGCCTTCTACGGCGGAGAGATCGTCTCGCTTCCCTGGGCCGGTTCGTACCTCGGCCGCGGCAGCCTGAGCGTCGATTACGTCGAGGGTGGTGTCGGTGCCCCCGACCCCGTCAGCGGCGCGGTCGAGAGCCCCGATGCCGAGGTCGCCCGCGTCGTCACGCTCGTCGTCGAGCACGCCGTGAACCGCGCGTCCGAATCGCTCATGGTCGTCACCGCCAGCCGCAAGCACGCAGAGCGCGTGCGTGCCTCGGTCGTGGCGGCGTTGGCCGGACGCTCCGACGTCGCCGAGTTCATCTCGAGGGATGCCGCCGAGCCCTTCGCCGTGCTGACGCTCGAAGAGTCCGTGGCCGAGAGTCGCGACCGCGTGGTGTTCTCGCTCGGCTTCGGTCTCACGCGCCACGGTCGCGTACTGAGCGACTTCGGCGACCTGTCGACGCCCGATGGGGAGCGACTGCTCACCGTCGGGATGACGCGCGCCCGCCGCTCGATGGTGATCGTGTCATCGATCCGTCCCTCGGCGTTCGACGACGGCCGCCTCGAGCACGGTGCCGCGACCCTCATGGGCATTCTGGGCAATGTCGCGTCGCGCAGCCGTGAGACGCGCCTCGAAGACCTGGCCGACCCGCTGACCCGCGCCCTGGCGCGCGAACTGCGCAGACTCGGCATCGAAGTCGACGTCGATTACCGCGGGTTGCTTCCGCTCGTCGCTCGCTACCAGGGCAAGGCGGTGGTGGCCGAGAGCGATCCCGAGACCATCGGCGAATCCCTCCGCGAGACCCTCCGTCTGCGGCCGCAGATCCTCCGCCGCCTCGGCTGGCACTACGTGCGCGTGCACGCGTTCGACCTGTACAGCGACCCCGCCGGAGTGGCATCCCGTATCGGGGAACTCCTGGGGATCGCTCCCGACGACGCGGTCGCCCCCGACGCGACCACCGAGTCGCTCGATCTTCCCGACTGA
- a CDS encoding DUF485 domain-containing protein, translating to MTDRRIDEAHKGGVDYIAVEESAPFRELKKRQRSFVFPLAVAFLVWYFVYVLLSSFAPEFMAQPVSGAITVGLVLGLGQFVTTFAITMGYVAYANRRLDPGAEALRVELERADGGRA from the coding sequence ATGACGGACCGTCGCATCGACGAAGCCCACAAGGGCGGCGTCGACTACATCGCGGTCGAGGAGTCCGCCCCGTTCCGGGAGTTGAAGAAGCGGCAACGCAGCTTCGTCTTCCCCCTCGCGGTGGCGTTCCTCGTCTGGTACTTCGTCTACGTTCTGCTGTCGTCGTTCGCGCCGGAGTTCATGGCGCAGCCGGTTTCGGGAGCCATCACGGTGGGGCTCGTGCTGGGGCTCGGCCAGTTCGTCACCACGTTCGCCATCACCATGGGCTACGTCGCGTATGCCAACCGCCGCCTCGACCCGGGGGCCGAGGCGTTGCGGGTCGAGCTCGAGCGAGCTGACGGGGGCCGCGCATGA
- a CDS encoding solute symporter family protein gives MNDVFASIEAAVQTVENNPVLNISIFGAFVAVTLFIVIRASRNSKTAADYYAAGRSFTGPQNGFAIAGDYLSAASFLGIVGAIAINGYDGFLYSIGFLVAWLVALLLVAELMRNTGKFTMADVLSFRLKERPVRMAAAITTLAVCFFYLLAQMAGAGGLVSLLLGITERVGQSIVVAVVGILMIVYVLIGGMKGTTWVQIVKAFLLIGGAIVMTVWVLAINGFNLNTLLESAVAASPKGDAVLAPGLQYGKNPWDFISLALALVLGTAGLPHVLMRFYTVPTAKEARRSVVWAIWLIGLFYILTLVLGYGAGAMVGSETILAAPGGVNAAAPLLALALGGPLLLGFISAVAFATILAVVAGLTITAAASFAHDIYANVVKKGDVPPDGEVKVARRTVIVIGVLAILGGIGVQGQNVAFLVALAFAVAASANLPTILFSLFWRRFTTRGAVWSMYGGLGSALVLIFLSPVFWGTATSVFANTGVAIWPLNNPGIVSIPLGFFLGWLGSVTSRTPEDPRKAAEMDVRSLTGYGAEKASNH, from the coding sequence ATGAACGACGTCTTCGCCAGCATCGAGGCGGCCGTGCAGACGGTCGAGAACAACCCGGTGCTGAACATCTCGATCTTCGGGGCGTTCGTCGCCGTGACCCTGTTCATCGTCATCCGGGCCAGCCGCAACAGCAAGACCGCGGCCGACTACTACGCCGCGGGCCGCTCGTTCACCGGACCGCAGAACGGGTTCGCGATCGCCGGCGACTATCTGTCAGCGGCCTCCTTCCTCGGCATCGTCGGCGCCATCGCCATCAACGGCTACGACGGCTTCCTCTACTCCATCGGCTTCCTCGTCGCGTGGCTCGTCGCGCTGCTCCTCGTCGCCGAGCTCATGCGCAACACCGGCAAGTTCACGATGGCCGACGTGCTGTCGTTCCGTCTGAAGGAGCGGCCGGTGCGCATGGCCGCGGCCATCACCACGCTGGCCGTCTGCTTCTTCTATCTGCTCGCGCAGATGGCCGGAGCCGGTGGCCTGGTGTCGCTGCTGCTGGGCATCACCGAGCGCGTCGGGCAGTCGATCGTCGTCGCGGTGGTCGGCATCCTGATGATCGTGTACGTCCTCATCGGCGGCATGAAGGGCACCACCTGGGTGCAGATCGTCAAGGCGTTCCTGCTGATCGGCGGCGCGATCGTCATGACGGTCTGGGTGCTGGCGATCAACGGCTTCAACCTCAACACGCTCCTCGAGAGCGCGGTGGCGGCCTCTCCCAAGGGCGATGCCGTCCTTGCGCCGGGCCTGCAGTACGGCAAGAACCCCTGGGACTTCATCTCGCTCGCGCTGGCCCTGGTGCTCGGCACCGCGGGTCTGCCGCACGTGCTGATGCGTTTCTACACCGTGCCGACCGCGAAAGAGGCGCGTCGCTCGGTGGTGTGGGCCATCTGGCTGATCGGTCTGTTCTACATCCTCACCCTCGTCCTGGGCTACGGCGCCGGTGCGATGGTCGGATCCGAGACGATCCTCGCCGCGCCCGGTGGAGTGAACGCGGCGGCGCCGCTGCTCGCCCTGGCTCTCGGCGGGCCGCTCCTGCTCGGGTTCATCTCGGCGGTGGCGTTCGCGACGATCCTGGCGGTGGTGGCCGGCCTCACGATCACGGCGGCCGCTTCGTTCGCGCACGACATCTACGCGAACGTCGTGAAGAAGGGCGACGTCCCGCCCGACGGCGAGGTCAAGGTCGCGCGGCGCACGGTCATCGTGATCGGCGTACTGGCCATCCTCGGCGGCATCGGCGTGCAGGGGCAGAACGTCGCGTTCCTCGTGGCGCTGGCCTTCGCGGTCGCGGCGTCGGCGAACCTGCCGACGATCCTCTTCTCGCTGTTCTGGCGCCGCTTCACCACTCGCGGTGCCGTCTGGAGCATGTACGGCGGTCTGGGGTCGGCCCTGGTGCTGATCTTCCTCTCGCCGGTGTTCTGGGGGACCGCGACGAGCGTGTTCGCCAACACGGGTGTGGCGATCTGGCCGCTGAACAACCCCGGCATCGTGTCGATTCCGCTCGGGTTCTTCCTCGGGTGGCTCGGGTCCGTCACGTCGCGGACGCCGGAGGATCCGCGCAAAGCCGCTGAGATGGACGTCCGCTCCCTCACCGGTTACGGCGCCGAGAAAGCCTCGAACCACTGA
- the mscL gene encoding large conductance mechanosensitive channel protein MscL, giving the protein MIKGFKEFILRGNVIDLAVAVVIGAAFTAVVNAIVAAVITPLIEVFYKPAENGEVGPTITGIYGQEVVFPLPTLLSAIISFFAVAIVVYLVFVYPMNRWKAIAAARAGVNEPASDEPKLPTEQELLVQIRDLLERQNKL; this is encoded by the coding sequence ATGATCAAGGGATTCAAGGAGTTCATCCTCCGTGGGAACGTCATCGACCTCGCCGTCGCGGTGGTCATCGGCGCGGCGTTCACGGCGGTCGTCAACGCCATCGTCGCGGCGGTCATCACCCCGCTGATCGAGGTGTTCTACAAGCCCGCCGAGAACGGCGAGGTCGGGCCAACGATCACGGGCATCTACGGGCAGGAAGTGGTCTTCCCCCTCCCCACCCTGCTCTCCGCGATCATCAGCTTCTTCGCCGTGGCGATCGTCGTCTACCTCGTGTTCGTCTACCCGATGAACCGGTGGAAGGCAATCGCGGCCGCGCGCGCCGGGGTGAACGAGCCCGCCTCGGACGAGCCGAAGCTGCCGACGGAGCAGGAGCTGCTCGTGCAGATCCGCGACCTGCTGGAGCGCCAGAACAAACTCTGA